From Rhodopseudomonas palustris, a single genomic window includes:
- the mutL gene encoding DNA mismatch repair endonuclease MutL, with the protein MPVRQLPETIVNRIAAGEVVERPASVVKELVENAIDAGASRIDIFSDGGGRRKIVIADDGSGMTAADLALAVDRHATSKLDDEDLLAIRTLGFRGEALPSIGAVARLSITTRHASEPHAWAMRVEGGDKTPIAPAALSQGTRVEVADLFFATPARLKFLKTDRTEAEAIREVVRRLAMARPDVAFTLAGEERAPVTWAAALPGAPGQLIRLGDILGADFRANAIEVRAEREGVVVEGFAAAPSLTRANALGQYLFVNGRPVRDKLILGAVRAAYSDYLPRDRHPVVALFVTLDSREVDANVHPAKTEVRFRNAGLVRALIVHALKEGLAREGRRTAANSAGSVISTFRPASMPPANWDWRTSPSYPVGGSAAPSFAERAQAAFDVGAPSADIRPQEVTPDLLDRPLGAARTQIHETYIVSQTRDGLIVIDQHAAHERIVYERLKASLEANGVQRQILLIPDIVEMDEATVERLVARGEELAKFGLVIESFGPGAVAVRETPSLLGKTDAGGLLRDLAEHMAEWDEALPLERRLMHVAATMACHGSVRAGRVLKPEEMNALLREMEATPNSGQCNHGRPTYVELTLTDIEKLFGRR; encoded by the coding sequence ATGCCCGTCCGCCAGCTTCCCGAAACCATCGTCAACCGCATCGCTGCCGGCGAGGTGGTGGAGCGGCCGGCGAGCGTGGTGAAGGAGCTGGTCGAGAACGCGATCGACGCCGGCGCCAGCCGGATCGACATCTTTTCGGACGGCGGCGGGCGACGGAAGATCGTGATCGCCGACGACGGCTCGGGCATGACGGCGGCGGATCTCGCGCTCGCGGTCGATCGCCATGCGACGTCGAAGCTCGACGACGAGGATTTGCTGGCGATCCGCACCCTCGGGTTTCGCGGCGAAGCGCTGCCGTCGATCGGCGCGGTGGCGCGGTTGTCGATCACCACGCGCCATGCCAGCGAGCCGCACGCCTGGGCGATGCGGGTCGAGGGTGGCGACAAGACCCCGATCGCTCCGGCCGCGCTGAGCCAGGGCACCCGCGTCGAAGTCGCCGATCTGTTCTTTGCAACGCCGGCGCGGCTGAAGTTTCTCAAGACCGATCGCACCGAGGCCGAGGCGATCCGCGAGGTGGTGCGGCGGCTGGCGATGGCGCGACCCGACGTCGCCTTCACGCTCGCCGGCGAAGAGCGCGCGCCGGTGACCTGGGCAGCGGCGCTGCCCGGCGCGCCGGGGCAATTGATCCGGCTCGGCGACATTCTCGGCGCCGACTTCCGCGCCAATGCCATCGAGGTCCGCGCCGAGCGCGAGGGCGTGGTGGTCGAAGGCTTCGCCGCGGCGCCGTCGCTGACCCGCGCCAATGCGCTCGGCCAGTATCTGTTCGTCAACGGCCGCCCGGTGCGCGACAAGCTGATCTTGGGGGCCGTGCGCGCCGCGTATTCGGATTACTTGCCGCGCGACCGCCATCCGGTGGTGGCGTTGTTCGTCACGTTGGATAGCCGCGAGGTCGACGCCAACGTGCATCCGGCCAAGACCGAGGTGCGTTTCCGCAATGCCGGCCTGGTCCGCGCGCTGATCGTGCACGCGTTGAAGGAAGGTCTGGCGCGCGAAGGACGCCGTACCGCGGCCAACAGCGCCGGCAGCGTGATCTCGACCTTCCGTCCTGCTTCTATGCCGCCGGCGAATTGGGACTGGCGGACTTCGCCGTCCTATCCGGTCGGCGGCAGCGCGGCGCCGTCGTTCGCCGAGCGGGCGCAGGCGGCGTTCGATGTCGGCGCGCCGAGCGCCGACATTCGTCCGCAGGAGGTGACGCCGGATCTGCTCGACCGTCCGCTCGGTGCTGCGCGCACGCAGATCCACGAGACCTACATCGTGTCGCAAACCCGCGATGGCCTGATCGTGATCGATCAGCACGCGGCGCACGAGCGCATCGTCTATGAGCGGCTGAAGGCGTCGCTCGAAGCCAACGGCGTGCAGCGCCAGATCCTGCTGATCCCCGACATCGTCGAGATGGACGAGGCGACGGTCGAGCGTCTCGTGGCGCGCGGCGAGGAACTGGCGAAGTTCGGCCTCGTCATCGAGAGCTTCGGCCCCGGCGCGGTGGCGGTGCGCGAAACGCCGTCGCTGCTCGGCAAGACCGATGCCGGCGGTCTGCTCCGCGATCTCGCCGAACACATGGCCGAATGGGACGAAGCGCTGCCGCTGGAACGCCGCCTGATGCACGTCGCCGCCACCATGGCCTGCCACGGCTCGGTGCGGGCCGGGCGCGTACTCAAGCCCGAGGAAATGAACGCGCTGCTGCGTGAGATGGAAGCGACGCCGAATTCCGGCCAATGCAACCACGGCCGCCCGACCTATGTCGAACTGACGCTGACCGACATCGAGAAGCTGTTCGGGCGGAGGTAA
- the arfB gene encoding alternative ribosome rescue aminoacyl-tRNA hydrolase ArfB has product MLRISRNLVIEDDDIEISFIRASGPGGQNVNKLATAAQLRFDTARIALPEDAAARLVGLAGQRMTKDGVIVIRADRFRTQERNRADALERLEQLLKASLVRPIPRRATRPTLGSKKRRLEGKKRRGDIKAGRSGKSFDD; this is encoded by the coding sequence ATGCTGCGGATCAGCCGCAACCTCGTGATCGAGGACGACGACATCGAGATCAGCTTCATCCGCGCCTCCGGGCCGGGCGGGCAGAACGTCAACAAGCTCGCCACGGCGGCGCAGCTTCGGTTCGACACCGCCAGGATCGCGCTGCCGGAGGATGCGGCGGCGCGCCTCGTCGGGCTCGCCGGCCAGCGCATGACCAAGGACGGCGTCATTGTCATCCGCGCCGACCGCTTCCGCACCCAGGAGCGCAACCGCGCCGATGCGCTGGAGCGGCTCGAACAACTGCTGAAAGCCTCCCTGGTGCGCCCGATCCCGCGCCGCGCCACCCGCCCGACGCTGGGCTCCAAGAAGCGCCGCCTCGAAGGCAAGAAGCGCCGCGGCGACATCAAGGCGGGGCGCAGCGGCAAGAGCTTCGATGATTGA
- a CDS encoding M16 family metallopeptidase encodes MSIDLSSARRIALAACVGIAVALSSAPSEAAAKIQRLVTPGGLEAWFVQDATVPLISMEISFDGGASQDPADKPGVGHMVANLIDEGSGDMDSASFHERLDRRAIKLSYAVNRDYFRGSLRMLKENRDEAFGLLRTSLTRPRFEPKDVERIRAQLISTLRRQALDPNTLASRKFLEVAFGDHPYGRPSTGTLESLPKITADDMKSYVGRVLAKDTLKIAVVGDIDADALAKLLDDTFGSLPAKAQLTPVPDVVAAKPPQRTNVTLEVPQTVVMFGGPGVKRHDPDFMAAYVVNHILGGGSLSSRLYSEVREKRGLAYSIYEQLLWMQHSALFIGSTGTRADRVTETIDAITAEVKRIAEQGPSEQELAEAKSYINGSQMLSLDTSAKLAQALLQYQNDGLPIEYIDKRSEVVNAVTLDDAKRVAQRLWSNGLLTVVVGRQPQAAAEPNMVKPAGTPPPARAN; translated from the coding sequence GTGAGCATCGACCTGTCTTCGGCGCGCCGCATCGCGCTCGCCGCCTGCGTCGGCATCGCCGTCGCATTGTCGTCCGCGCCGTCTGAGGCCGCCGCCAAGATCCAGCGGCTGGTCACCCCCGGCGGGCTCGAGGCCTGGTTCGTCCAGGACGCCACCGTGCCGCTGATCTCGATGGAGATCTCGTTCGACGGCGGCGCCAGCCAGGATCCCGCCGACAAGCCGGGCGTCGGCCACATGGTGGCGAACCTGATCGACGAAGGCTCCGGCGACATGGATTCGGCGAGCTTCCACGAGCGGCTGGATCGGCGTGCCATCAAATTGTCCTATGCGGTCAATCGCGATTATTTCCGCGGCTCGCTGCGGATGCTGAAGGAGAACCGCGACGAGGCGTTCGGCCTGCTGCGGACCTCGCTGACCAGGCCGCGGTTCGAGCCGAAGGACGTCGAGCGCATTCGCGCGCAACTGATCTCGACGCTGCGGCGCCAGGCGCTCGATCCGAACACGCTGGCGAGCCGCAAGTTTCTCGAAGTGGCGTTCGGCGATCATCCCTACGGCCGCCCCTCGACCGGGACGCTGGAGAGCCTGCCGAAGATCACCGCCGACGACATGAAGAGCTATGTCGGCCGGGTGCTGGCGAAGGACACGCTGAAGATCGCCGTGGTCGGCGATATCGACGCCGATGCGCTCGCCAAGCTGCTCGACGACACTTTCGGCAGTCTGCCGGCGAAGGCGCAACTCACGCCGGTGCCGGACGTCGTCGCCGCCAAGCCGCCGCAGCGGACCAACGTCACGCTGGAGGTGCCGCAGACCGTGGTGATGTTCGGCGGGCCGGGCGTCAAACGTCACGATCCGGATTTCATGGCGGCCTACGTCGTCAACCACATCCTCGGCGGTGGCTCGCTGTCGTCGCGGCTGTACAGCGAAGTGCGCGAGAAGCGCGGGCTGGCCTATTCGATCTACGAGCAACTGCTGTGGATGCAGCATTCGGCGCTGTTCATCGGCTCCACCGGCACCCGCGCCGACCGCGTCACCGAGACGATCGACGCCATCACCGCCGAGGTGAAGCGGATCGCCGAGCAGGGGCCGAGCGAGCAGGAACTCGCCGAGGCGAAGTCCTACATCAACGGCTCGCAGATGCTGTCGCTCGACACCTCGGCCAAGCTGGCGCAGGCGCTGCTGCAATATCAGAACGACGGGCTGCCGATCGAATACATCGACAAGCGAAGCGAAGTGGTCAACGCGGTGACGCTCGACGATGCCAAGCGGGTCGCGCAGCGGCTGTGGTCGAACGGCCTGCTCACGGTGGTGGTCGGCCGCCAACCGCAGGCCGCGGCCGAGCCCAACATGGTGAAGCCCGCCGGCACCCCGCCGCCGGCACGAGCGAACTGA
- a CDS encoding M16 family metallopeptidase has protein sequence MTASVASRRRPLAAFAVLAAVFAAAPPSAAQTVTAAPPTTFTLQNGLRVVVIPDHRTPVVTQMIWYKVGSADETPGKSGLAHFLEHLMFKGTAKHPAGEFSQTVLKIGGNENAFTSYDFTGYFQRVPKSHLEQMMTFEADRMTGLVLKDENVLPERDVVLEEYNMRVANDPDARLTEQIMAALYLNHPYGRPVIGWHQEIAKLDREDALAFYRRFYAPNNATLVIAGDVEAGEVRPLAERIYGPIPAQPAIPAQRERPQEPTPAGPRTVTLADPRVEQPAVRRYYLVPSAHTGAKGDSVALEVLAQLLGHGSNSYLYRALVIDNPLAITVGANYQGNALDDSYFIVAGTPKPGVEFSAIEKKIDEVIADLVANPVRSEDLERVKTQLIAAAVYAQDNQATLARWYGQALTTGLSVQDVQSWPARIRAVTSDDVRAAAKQWLDRNRSATGYLVNGPAAKQEEKRS, from the coding sequence ATGACCGCATCCGTCGCTTCGCGCCGCCGCCCGCTCGCCGCGTTCGCGGTCCTCGCCGCGGTGTTCGCCGCCGCGCCGCCATCCGCCGCCCAGACCGTCACCGCCGCGCCGCCGACGACCTTCACGCTGCAGAACGGCCTGCGGGTGGTGGTGATCCCCGATCATCGCACCCCGGTGGTGACGCAGATGATCTGGTACAAGGTCGGCTCCGCGGACGAGACCCCGGGCAAGTCGGGGCTGGCGCATTTCCTCGAACATCTGATGTTCAAGGGCACCGCAAAGCACCCGGCGGGCGAATTCTCGCAGACCGTGCTGAAGATCGGCGGCAACGAGAACGCGTTCACCTCCTACGACTTCACCGGCTACTTCCAGCGCGTGCCGAAGTCCCACCTCGAACAGATGATGACGTTCGAGGCCGATCGGATGACCGGCCTGGTGCTGAAGGACGAAAACGTGCTCCCCGAGCGCGACGTCGTGCTCGAAGAATACAACATGCGGGTCGCCAACGATCCCGATGCCCGGCTGACCGAGCAGATCATGGCGGCGCTGTATCTCAACCATCCCTACGGCCGGCCGGTGATCGGCTGGCATCAGGAGATCGCCAAGCTCGACCGCGAGGATGCGCTGGCGTTCTATCGCCGGTTCTACGCGCCCAACAACGCCACGCTGGTGATCGCCGGCGACGTCGAGGCCGGCGAGGTTCGCCCGCTCGCCGAGCGGATCTACGGCCCGATCCCGGCGCAACCGGCGATTCCGGCGCAGCGGGAGCGGCCGCAGGAGCCGACGCCGGCGGGACCGCGCACGGTGACGCTGGCCGATCCGCGCGTCGAACAGCCGGCGGTGCGGCGCTACTATCTGGTGCCATCGGCCCACACCGGAGCCAAGGGCGACAGCGTCGCGCTGGAAGTTCTGGCCCAACTGCTCGGCCACGGCAGCAATTCGTATCTGTACCGCGCGCTGGTGATCGACAATCCGCTGGCGATCACGGTCGGCGCCAACTACCAGGGGAATGCGCTCGACGACAGCTACTTCATCGTGGCGGGAACGCCGAAGCCCGGCGTCGAGTTTTCGGCGATCGAGAAGAAGATCGACGAGGTGATCGCCGACCTCGTCGCCAATCCGGTCCGCTCCGAGGATCTGGAGCGGGTCAAGACCCAGCTCATCGCCGCCGCGGTCTATGCCCAGGACAATCAGGCGACGCTGGCCCGCTGGTACGGCCAGGCGCTGACCACCGGACTGAGCGTGCAGGACGTCCAGAGCTGGCCGGCCCGCATCCGCGCCGTCACCTCCGACGACGTGCGGGCGGCGGCGAAACAATGGCTCGACCGCAATCGTTCGGCGACCGGCTATCTGGTCAACGGCCCGGCGGCGAAGCAGGAGGAGAAGCGCTCGTGA
- the lspA gene encoding signal peptidase II, which yields MTPVRLGVLAAVVALVLDQATKLWLLYGFELARKGVVQVLPFFDLVLAWNTGISYGWFSDQGPTGQILMLGFKAVAIVALAIWMARSTTKVATIGLGLIIGGAIGNAIDRLAYGAVVDFALLHAEIGGKIYNWYVFNVADVAIVVGVAALLYDSLLGPPAAKAP from the coding sequence ATGACCCCCGTCCGCCTCGGCGTCCTCGCCGCCGTCGTCGCGCTGGTGCTCGATCAGGCCACCAAGCTGTGGCTGCTGTATGGTTTCGAGCTGGCGCGGAAGGGCGTCGTCCAGGTGCTGCCGTTCTTCGATCTGGTGCTGGCCTGGAACACCGGGATTTCCTACGGCTGGTTTTCCGACCAGGGCCCGACCGGGCAAATCCTGATGCTGGGGTTCAAGGCGGTGGCGATCGTGGCGCTGGCGATCTGGATGGCGCGCTCCACCACAAAGGTTGCGACCATCGGTCTCGGCCTGATCATCGGCGGCGCGATCGGCAATGCGATCGACCGGCTGGCCTATGGCGCGGTGGTCGATTTTGCGCTGCTTCACGCCGAAATCGGCGGCAAAATCTACAATTGGTACGTGTTCAACGTCGCCGACGTCGCGATTGTTGTCGGGGTGGCGGCCCTGCTGTATGACTCCCTGCTGGGGCCACCCGCCGCAAAAGCGCCCTGA
- the ileS gene encoding isoleucine--tRNA ligase: MTDKPAKTDAAPSGNDYSKTLFLPQTEFPMRAGLPQREPELLKRWEEIDLYGKLREGAKGRAKFVLHDGPPYANGHIHIGHALNKILKDVVTKSQQMLGFDSNYVPGWDCHGLPIEWKIEEENYRSKGKPKPNFKDSAAMVAFRKECRAYAQKWLDVQREEFKRLGVIGDWDHPYATMNYAAEAQIARELMKFAANGTLYRGSKPVMWSVVEKTALAEAEVEYEDYTSDTVWVKFPVKTGDASTKDASVVIWTTTPWTLPGNRAISFSSKIGYGLYKVTDAPVDNWAKAGELLILADALAESVFKQARVAAYEKVMDVDADVLKASECAHPLRGLAGGYEFTVPLLDGDHVTDDTGTGFVHTAPGHGREDFDIWMHNARALEARGISSTIPYTVDENGALTDHAPGFTGKRVINDKGEKGDANEAVIQALIARGALLARGKLKHQYPHSWRSKKPVIFRNTPQWFIAMDKDILPPPPCGEGSGVGVHGGTPSSGRPHPNPLPQAGEGARSDAVRGDTLRARALQAISVTQWVPPAGQNRINGMISGRPDWVISRQRAWGVPIAVFIKDKGDGSVEILQDEIVNQRIAEAFMQEGADAWYAEGAAARFLGERAAEGWQKVDDILDVWFDSGSTHAFVLEDAQNFPGLAGIRRKVDGGADTVMYLEGSDQHRGWFHSSLLESCGTRGRAPYDVVLTHGFTLDEQGRKMSKSLGNTTDPAKVIASSGADILRLWVCATDYADDQRIGPEILKNVVETYRKLRNSIRWMLGTLHHYRRDEAVAFADMPELERLMLHQLAEQSATIRAAYAEFDYKTVVASLAAFMNTELSAFYFDIRKDTLYCDPPSSLARKAALTTIDIICDAILKWLAPVLSFTADEAWTMYRPDAEPSVHLTLFPLDLGGYRDDALAKKWTLIRAVRRVVTGALEVERAAKRIGSSLEASPMIYLPEAFMGDIFDVDWAEICITSNAMVEILRGNDTPPADAFRLPELADVAVVVERAQGTKCARSWKILSSVGSDADYPDVSPRDAQALREWKALGGAAA, translated from the coding sequence ATGACCGATAAGCCCGCCAAGACCGACGCCGCCCCGAGCGGCAACGACTATTCCAAGACCCTGTTCCTGCCGCAGACGGAGTTTCCGATGCGCGCCGGGCTGCCGCAGCGCGAGCCGGAGCTGCTGAAGCGCTGGGAGGAGATCGACCTCTACGGCAAGCTGCGCGAGGGCGCGAAGGGCCGCGCCAAATTCGTGCTGCACGACGGCCCGCCTTACGCCAACGGTCACATCCATATCGGCCACGCGCTGAACAAGATCCTCAAGGACGTCGTGACCAAGAGCCAGCAGATGCTCGGGTTCGACTCCAACTACGTGCCAGGCTGGGACTGCCACGGCCTGCCGATCGAATGGAAGATCGAGGAAGAGAACTACCGCTCCAAGGGCAAGCCGAAGCCGAACTTCAAGGACTCGGCCGCGATGGTGGCGTTCCGCAAGGAGTGCCGCGCCTATGCGCAGAAATGGCTCGACGTGCAGCGCGAGGAGTTCAAGCGGCTCGGCGTGATCGGCGACTGGGATCATCCCTACGCGACGATGAACTACGCCGCCGAAGCGCAGATCGCCCGCGAATTGATGAAGTTCGCCGCCAACGGCACGCTGTATCGCGGCAGCAAGCCGGTGATGTGGAGCGTGGTCGAAAAGACCGCGCTCGCCGAAGCCGAGGTCGAGTACGAGGACTACACCTCGGATACGGTGTGGGTGAAGTTTCCGGTCAAGACCGGCGATGCGTCGACCAAGGACGCCAGCGTGGTTATCTGGACCACGACGCCGTGGACGTTGCCGGGCAACCGCGCGATCAGCTTCTCGTCCAAGATCGGCTATGGTCTCTACAAGGTCACCGACGCTCCGGTCGATAACTGGGCCAAGGCCGGCGAGTTGCTGATCCTTGCGGACGCACTCGCCGAAAGCGTGTTCAAGCAGGCGCGCGTCGCGGCCTACGAGAAGGTGATGGACGTCGATGCCGACGTGCTGAAGGCGAGCGAGTGCGCCCATCCGCTGCGCGGTCTCGCTGGCGGCTATGAGTTCACCGTCCCGCTGCTCGACGGCGACCACGTCACCGACGATACCGGTACCGGCTTCGTCCACACCGCGCCGGGCCACGGCCGCGAGGACTTCGATATCTGGATGCACAATGCGCGTGCGCTGGAAGCGCGGGGCATCTCGTCGACCATCCCCTACACCGTCGACGAGAACGGCGCGCTGACCGATCACGCGCCGGGCTTCACCGGCAAGCGGGTGATCAACGACAAGGGCGAGAAGGGCGACGCCAACGAGGCGGTGATCCAGGCGCTGATCGCACGCGGAGCGCTGCTGGCGCGCGGCAAGCTGAAGCATCAGTACCCGCATTCATGGCGCTCGAAGAAGCCGGTGATCTTCCGCAACACGCCGCAATGGTTCATCGCGATGGACAAGGACATCCTCCCCCCTCCCCCTTGCGGGGAGGGGTCGGGGGTGGGGGTCCACGGCGGGACGCCATCCTCGGGGCGCCCTCACCCCAACCCTCTCCCGCAAGCGGGAGAGGGAGCGCGCAGCGATGCGGTGAGGGGGGATACGCTCCGAGCGAGGGCCCTGCAGGCGATCTCCGTCACCCAATGGGTGCCGCCGGCCGGCCAGAACCGCATCAACGGCATGATCTCCGGCCGTCCCGACTGGGTGATCTCGCGGCAGCGCGCCTGGGGCGTGCCGATCGCGGTGTTCATCAAGGACAAGGGCGACGGTTCGGTCGAGATCCTGCAGGACGAGATCGTCAACCAGCGCATCGCGGAGGCCTTCATGCAGGAAGGCGCCGACGCCTGGTACGCCGAAGGCGCCGCCGCGCGCTTCCTCGGCGAACGCGCGGCCGAAGGCTGGCAGAAGGTCGACGATATTCTCGACGTCTGGTTCGACTCCGGGTCGACCCACGCGTTCGTGCTGGAAGACGCGCAGAACTTCCCCGGCCTCGCCGGCATCCGCCGCAAGGTCGACGGCGGCGCCGACACCGTGATGTATCTCGAAGGCTCGGACCAGCATCGCGGCTGGTTCCATTCGTCGCTGCTGGAGAGCTGCGGCACCCGCGGCCGCGCGCCCTATGACGTCGTGCTGACTCACGGCTTCACGCTCGACGAGCAGGGCCGCAAGATGTCGAAGTCGCTCGGCAACACCACCGATCCGGCCAAGGTGATCGCATCCTCCGGCGCCGACATCCTGCGGCTGTGGGTGTGCGCCACCGACTACGCCGACGATCAGCGCATCGGTCCCGAGATCCTCAAGAACGTGGTCGAGACCTATCGCAAGCTGCGCAACTCGATCCGCTGGATGCTCGGCACGCTGCATCACTATCGTCGCGACGAGGCCGTGGCGTTCGCCGACATGCCGGAGCTGGAGCGGCTGATGCTGCATCAGCTCGCCGAGCAGAGCGCGACGATCCGCGCCGCTTATGCCGAGTTCGACTACAAGACGGTGGTGGCGTCGCTGGCGGCGTTCATGAACACCGAGCTGTCGGCGTTCTATTTCGATATCCGCAAGGACACGCTGTATTGCGATCCGCCGTCGTCGCTGGCCCGCAAGGCCGCGCTGACCACGATCGACATCATCTGCGACGCGATCCTGAAATGGCTGGCGCCGGTGCTGTCGTTCACCGCGGATGAAGCCTGGACGATGTATCGCCCGGACGCCGAGCCGAGCGTGCATTTGACGCTGTTCCCGCTGGATCTCGGCGGCTATCGCGACGACGCGCTGGCCAAGAAGTGGACGCTGATCCGCGCGGTGCGCCGCGTCGTCACCGGCGCGCTGGAAGTCGAGCGTGCGGCCAAGCGGATCGGATCGTCGCTCGAAGCCTCGCCGATGATCTACCTGCCGGAAGCGTTCATGGGCGACATCTTCGACGTCGACTGGGCGGAGATCTGCATCACTTCGAACGCGATGGTCGAGATCCTGCGCGGCAACGACACCCCGCCGGCCGACGCGTTCCGGCTGCCGGAGCTGGCCGACGTCGCCGTGGTGGTCGAACGCGCCCAGGGCACCAAATGCGCCCGTTCCTGGAAGATCCTGTCCAGCGTCGGCAGCGATGCCGACTACCCCGACGTCTCCCCCCGCGACGCCCAGGCGCTGCGGGAATGGAAGGCGCTGGGGGGCGCAGCGGCTTGA
- a CDS encoding MbcA/ParS/Xre antitoxin family protein: protein MSVRPPAEVFEELKRLRREGDSRPLDQLLDDARQALRGPVDSAIDLIRTLEIRALADRVFADPAKAEGWLSRPNRSLNGQRPVDLLRDELGAAVVREELEQIDHGIFA from the coding sequence ATGTCGGTCAGGCCGCCTGCTGAAGTTTTTGAGGAATTGAAGAGGCTTCGCCGCGAGGGAGATAGCCGTCCCCTCGACCAATTGCTGGACGATGCCCGACAGGCCCTTCGTGGACCGGTCGACTCCGCCATAGACCTGATCCGCACCCTCGAAATCCGCGCATTGGCGGACCGGGTCTTTGCCGATCCGGCCAAGGCAGAGGGCTGGCTCAGCCGTCCGAACCGCAGCTTGAACGGACAGCGTCCCGTGGACCTGCTGCGTGACGAACTCGGCGCTGCGGTCGTTCGCGAAGAACTGGAGCAGATCGACCACGGAATCTTTGCCTGA
- a CDS encoding RES family NAD+ phosphorylase — protein sequence MELWRISNYADLTGTGGLRASGRWHSRGRRIVYLADHPSSALLEMLVHMDREFLPPTYQMLRVAIPSGVETDIVAADELPSDWAERLEVSRRIGDNWLDRGSHPLLRVPSVIVPQAVNYLLNPAHPGAAGIAIAEIIHAPFDRRLIGE from the coding sequence GTGGAGCTTTGGCGGATCTCGAATTATGCGGACCTGACCGGGACCGGCGGACTCAGAGCCAGCGGCCGCTGGCACAGCCGAGGGCGGCGGATCGTCTATCTGGCCGATCATCCGTCGAGCGCGCTGCTCGAAATGCTCGTCCACATGGACCGCGAGTTTCTGCCTCCGACCTACCAAATGCTGCGCGTCGCGATCCCGAGCGGGGTCGAAACGGATATCGTCGCGGCTGACGAACTGCCTTCGGATTGGGCCGAACGGCTCGAAGTAAGTCGCCGGATCGGCGACAATTGGCTCGATCGCGGGTCGCACCCGTTGCTCCGGGTGCCCTCAGTCATCGTGCCACAAGCCGTCAACTACCTGCTCAATCCGGCTCACCCCGGCGCGGCAGGCATCGCGATCGCCGAGATCATCCACGCTCCGTTCGATCGGCGGCTGATCGGCGAATAG
- a CDS encoding sugar O-acetyltransferase, translating to MSRTEKEKMLAGELYRPGSPELAADEAANKAWIARYNASGAQPAAERHVLLSEHFGHVGKSAVVRPPFFCDCGYNIFLGDNVFLNFNCVILDIMPVRIGDRTQIGPAVQIYAADHPRDAATRRDGLEFGRPVTIGADVWIGGGAIILPGISIGDGAVIGAGSVVTRDVAPHAIVGGNPAKPLGKG from the coding sequence ATGAGCCGCACTGAGAAGGAGAAGATGCTGGCGGGCGAGCTGTATCGCCCCGGCAGCCCCGAGCTTGCCGCCGACGAGGCCGCCAACAAGGCTTGGATCGCCCGCTATAATGCGTCCGGCGCCCAGCCGGCTGCGGAGCGGCATGTGCTGCTGTCCGAGCATTTCGGCCATGTCGGCAAAAGTGCGGTGGTGCGGCCGCCGTTCTTCTGCGACTGCGGCTACAACATCTTCCTCGGCGACAACGTCTTCCTCAATTTCAACTGCGTGATCCTGGACATCATGCCGGTCCGGATCGGCGACCGCACCCAGATCGGGCCGGCGGTACAGATCTACGCCGCCGACCACCCGCGCGATGCCGCCACCCGCCGCGACGGCCTGGAATTCGGCCGCCCAGTCACGATCGGCGCCGACGTCTGGATCGGCGGCGGTGCCATCATCCTGCCCGGCATCAGCATTGGCGACGGCGCCGTGATCGGTGCCGGCAGTGTCGTCACCCGCGACGTCGCCCCGCACGCCATCGTCGGCGGCAACCCGGCCAAGCCGCTGGGGAAGGGCTGA